Genomic segment of Pseudomonas iranensis:
GCTCGCGAAGCGGATGAACGCCCGCTCGCATCGCCGGCCGTGCGCAAACATGCGCTGGATCTGGGTATTCAATTGCGTCTGGTGCGCGGTTCCGGCCCGGCCGGTCGTGTGCTGCACGAAGACCTTGAAGCCTATCTGGCGCAAGGTCAGTCGAACGCTTCGGCACCGGTTGCCGCCGCGTACGCCCAGCGTAACGACGAAGAACAGATTCAAGTGATCGGCATGCGCCGCAAGATTGCCCAGCGCATGCAGGACGCTACTCAGCGTGCCGCGCACTTCAGTTATGTTGAAGAAATCGACGTCACCGCGATCGAAGAACTGCGTGCGCATCTGAATGAAAAGCATGGCGCCAGCCGTGGCAAGTTGACCTTGTTGCCGTTCCTCGTTCGCGCGCTGGTCGTCGCCCTGCGCGACTTCCCGCAGATGAACGCCCGTTACGACGACGAAGCGCAAGTCATTACGCGCCTGGGCGCGGTGCATGTCGGCGTCGCCACGCAAAGCGATGTCGGCCTGATGGTGCCTGTGGTGCGTCACGCCGAAGCGCGCAGCCTGTGGGACAGCGCCGCGGAAATTTCGCGTTTGGCCAACGCCGCGCGCAATGGCAAGGCCAGCCGCGATGAGCTGTCCGGTTCGACCATTACTCTGACCAGCCTCGGTGCGCTGGGCGGCATTGTCAGCACGCCGGTGCTGAACCTGCCGGAAGTGGCCATTGTCGGCGTGAACAAAATCGTCGAGCGGCCAATGGTGGTCAAAGGCCAGGTGGTGATCCGCAAGATGATGAACCTCTCCAGCTCCTTCGATCACCGCGTGGTCGACGGCATGGACGCGGCGCTTTTCATCCAGGCCATTCGTGGCTTGCTCGAACAACCTGCCACTCTGTTTGTGGAGTAAGCCCGAATGCAAT
This window contains:
- a CDS encoding dihydrolipoamide acetyltransferase family protein, translated to MGTHVIKMPDIGEGIAEVELSQWHVKVGDLVVEDQVLADVMTDKAMVDIPSPVHGKVIALGGQPGEVMAVGSVLISIEVEGAGNLKESAAPAPVKEAPVAPKVEAAVESKPAAAAAPRPAAVCQGPMVAREADERPLASPAVRKHALDLGIQLRLVRGSGPAGRVLHEDLEAYLAQGQSNASAPVAAAYAQRNDEEQIQVIGMRRKIAQRMQDATQRAAHFSYVEEIDVTAIEELRAHLNEKHGASRGKLTLLPFLVRALVVALRDFPQMNARYDDEAQVITRLGAVHVGVATQSDVGLMVPVVRHAEARSLWDSAAEISRLANAARNGKASRDELSGSTITLTSLGALGGIVSTPVLNLPEVAIVGVNKIVERPMVVKGQVVIRKMMNLSSSFDHRVVDGMDAALFIQAIRGLLEQPATLFVE